The Candidatus Eremiobacteraceae bacterium sequence GGGCGCGCGCAACGCGTGGCGAGCAAACTCAAGGCCGGCGGCGTCGCGATCAATTCGCCGGTCTCGATCATGCCGGGCGTGCCGTTCGGCGGCTACAAGCAGTCGGGATTCGGCCGCGAGCTAGCGATGCAGACGCTCGACCTGTACACCGAGACCAAGGGTGTCGTCATGTACACGGGCGCGAAGGCGATCGAGCTCTTCAAAGTGTAGCTGTTGCGGTCGAATTTATTCGACCGTCCTCACGTTCGCCTTCGCGCCTTGAGCCAGCGCATCACGGCTTCAGTCAAGAGCGCGGCGATGACGACGCCCGCGCCCGCCGCGACAGCGGCCCACGCGTCCGGCGTCACTCGTCAGCCGACCAGATCGGCGACGATCCGATTGC is a genomic window containing:
- a CDS encoding aldehyde dehydrogenase family protein produces the protein GRAQRVASKLKAGGVAINSPVSIMPGVPFGGYKQSGFGRELAMQTLDLYTETKGVVMYTGAKAIELFKV